Proteins encoded by one window of Sulfurospirillum tamanense:
- a CDS encoding glycosyltransferase family protein, with the protein MKILYINTPSFDYVQDLTYSGLVKEFGLSNVIDYKWNKKFHIPYKKYPKNNGYMKHSFFQTLFRSVDFKAVDYVFVGACKVEAFETYLEVVDKIPASTPVVFIDGGDGNKVGVDLTTYGRPELYEQAIQKRPFDIIFKREYLIGGEYAANVFPLPMSFNLDRLPDIGPLKKYDFSFWAVESDPVRSKALEMLENVFDCRENGTYKNQKMSKYKRKGEFYLQELAACKVVLNLRGGGWDTMRYWEVPAVGSFMLSQKPGIVIPDNFENEKEIVFAQDDLSDLLELGEYYLKHEEKRESIAKQGHQKLLACHTDTKRVAYIFKKIKEMGK; encoded by the coding sequence ATGAAAATACTCTATATCAATACTCCATCTTTTGATTATGTTCAGGATTTAACCTATAGCGGGCTTGTGAAAGAGTTTGGTTTAAGCAATGTCATAGATTATAAATGGAATAAAAAATTTCACATTCCCTATAAAAAATACCCAAAAAACAATGGCTACATGAAACACTCTTTTTTTCAAACCCTGTTTAGAAGTGTTGACTTTAAGGCGGTTGACTATGTGTTTGTTGGCGCATGCAAAGTGGAAGCCTTTGAAACGTACTTGGAAGTTGTGGACAAAATTCCAGCCTCTACTCCTGTTGTATTTATAGACGGTGGCGATGGAAATAAGGTGGGCGTGGACTTAACGACATACGGAAGACCTGAGCTGTACGAACAGGCAATCCAGAAACGCCCATTTGATATCATTTTTAAACGAGAATACTTGATTGGTGGAGAGTATGCTGCTAATGTGTTTCCACTTCCAATGAGTTTTAATTTAGACAGACTTCCTGATATCGGACCCCTGAAAAAGTATGATTTCTCTTTTTGGGCAGTGGAGTCCGACCCTGTGCGCTCTAAGGCTTTGGAAATGCTTGAAAATGTTTTTGATTGCAGGGAAAACGGAACATATAAAAATCAGAAAATGAGTAAGTACAAGCGCAAAGGGGAGTTTTATTTGCAAGAATTGGCAGCATGTAAAGTTGTGCTCAACTTAAGGGGCGGCGGATGGGATACCATGCGCTACTGGGAAGTTCCTGCGGTAGGGAGTTTTATGCTAAGCCAAAAACCAGGGATTGTAATTCCTGATAATTTTGAAAATGAAAAAGAGATTGTTTTTGCGCAAGATGACTTATCTGACTTGTTGGAGTTGGGAGAGTACTATCTGAAGCATGAGGAAAAGCGCGAATCAATAGCAAAGCAAGGGCATCAAAAGCTTCTTGCTTGTCATACGGACACAAAAAGGGTGGCGTATATTTTTAAAAAAATTAAAGAGATGGGAAAATAA
- a CDS encoding NAD-dependent epimerase/dehydratase family protein translates to MKRRILVTGGAGFIGSNLCERLVENEKNEVYSLDNYFTGSEKNHIEGVKYIKGSTAEVSELIDFAPDVIYHLGEYSRVEQSFDDIETVWRFNKDGIFSILEFVRKTGAKLIYAGSSTKFGDGGLGRSQSPYAWTKASNTELVENYGKWFNIPYAIVYFYNVYGKREIATGKYATLIALFAEKMRKGESLTVVSPGAQKRNFTHIDDIVDGLVLVGEHGYGDEFGIGSPESYSVLEIAQMFGGPIEMLPQRQGNRMSADVVTDKTEALGWSAKRSVREYIATLQSVNWVLK, encoded by the coding sequence ATGAAAAGAAGAATTCTTGTAACAGGTGGCGCAGGGTTTATTGGCTCAAATTTATGTGAAAGACTTGTTGAAAATGAAAAAAATGAAGTTTATTCTCTAGATAACTATTTTACGGGTAGCGAGAAAAACCATATAGAGGGAGTGAAATACATCAAAGGGAGCACCGCGGAAGTTTCTGAACTTATTGATTTTGCACCTGACGTGATTTATCATTTGGGAGAGTATTCGCGCGTAGAGCAAAGTTTTGATGACATAGAAACGGTGTGGAGATTCAATAAGGATGGAATTTTTAGTATTTTAGAGTTTGTGCGCAAAACGGGTGCAAAGTTGATTTATGCGGGAAGCAGTACAAAATTTGGAGATGGGGGGCTGGGGAGAAGTCAGAGTCCTTATGCATGGACAAAGGCTTCCAACACAGAATTGGTTGAGAATTATGGAAAATGGTTTAATATTCCCTATGCCATCGTCTACTTTTATAATGTTTATGGAAAGCGAGAAATTGCCACGGGCAAATATGCTACTCTAATCGCTCTTTTTGCAGAAAAAATGCGCAAAGGGGAAAGCCTCACCGTGGTAAGCCCTGGCGCTCAAAAAAGAAACTTTACCCATATTGATGACATTGTTGATGGTCTTGTCTTGGTTGGCGAACATGGCTATGGGGATGAGTTTGGTATTGGCAGTCCTGAGAGCTATAGTGTTCTTGAAATCGCTCAAATGTTTGGCGGCCCAATAGAAATGCTACCCCAGAGACAAGGAAATCGCATGAGCGCTGATGTGGTTACTGATAAAACAGAAGCCCTTGGATGGAGTGCTAAGCGAAGTGTGCGCGAGTATATTGCTACGCTACAATCTGTAAATTGGGTATTGAAATGA
- the waaC gene encoding lipopolysaccharide heptosyltransferase I, protein MKLSALGDIVHASIVLQIIHAHFPDVQVDWVVEERFAPLLEGHPLLRQVHAVSLKKAKGSVKNAWRQWQVLRALKRENYDMVIDLQGLIKSAVVSRALGGRCVAGFSGRSTREWPASLLYDVRAVVAYEENVIVRNVKLVCEALKLPFDRRAIDTKAPCLFSKSPLHVTLEQTPPNVLLVLGSSWPSKVYPKEKMALVAERLESASVWLCWGTAAEEEMAQWIAGHTHAQVLPKLSLPELVTLVEQCALVIGPDSGPTHVAWAQNRPSITLFGPTPSARNTYTTPVNVTIDCGKKIDAKRLNKHEMCIKTIAPETIVARAKELLHG, encoded by the coding sequence GTGAAACTTTCTGCCCTTGGTGATATTGTGCATGCGAGTATTGTCTTGCAAATTATCCATGCCCATTTTCCTGATGTGCAGGTTGATTGGGTGGTGGAGGAGCGGTTTGCACCTTTGCTAGAAGGCCACCCACTTTTGCGCCAAGTACATGCTGTGTCACTTAAAAAAGCCAAAGGTTCTGTGAAAAACGCATGGCGGCAATGGCAGGTTTTGCGAGCACTAAAAAGAGAAAACTACGACATGGTGATTGATTTGCAAGGATTAATCAAATCCGCCGTGGTGAGCAGGGCGCTTGGCGGTAGATGCGTGGCTGGATTTTCGGGGCGTTCGACTCGGGAGTGGCCTGCGAGTTTATTGTATGACGTTCGTGCAGTGGTGGCCTATGAGGAAAATGTGATTGTGCGCAATGTAAAATTGGTCTGCGAAGCACTCAAACTCCCTTTTGACAGGCGTGCCATTGACACCAAAGCCCCTTGCCTTTTCTCAAAATCCCCTTTACATGTAACGCTTGAGCAAACGCCCCCCAATGTGTTACTTGTGTTAGGGTCAAGCTGGCCCAGCAAGGTTTACCCTAAAGAAAAAATGGCCCTTGTTGCCGAAAGGCTAGAGAGTGCTTCGGTGTGGTTGTGTTGGGGAACTGCGGCAGAAGAAGAGATGGCCCAGTGGATTGCGGGGCATACGCACGCGCAGGTTTTGCCTAAACTTTCCTTGCCTGAGCTTGTGACTTTGGTGGAACAATGTGCTTTAGTGATTGGGCCAGATAGCGGGCCTACGCACGTAGCTTGGGCGCAAAATCGCCCTAGCATCACCCTGTTTGGGCCTACGCCAAGCGCGCGCAATACCTACACAACGCCGGTTAATGTGACAATAGACTGCGGTAAGAAAATTGATGCAAAACGCTTAAATAAACACGAAATGTGTATAAAGACGATTGCGCCTGAGACCATTGTGGCCAGGGCAAAGGAACTGCTGCATGGATAA
- a CDS encoding lipid A biosynthesis lauroyl acyltransferase, translated as MDKMYLALFYGFRTLVRWVPFEVLKPLLHVLADGVRWVNKKHRRIIRINLDLAYGESMDEAEKERILKACYRNLALNGADFIRNQNSTKEEILSKVTFVNEGVLNEALAQGRILVFQTAHYGNWELVPLALAAKYGPLSGVGRPLDSRAMNEIVRSNREQLDIELIDKRGAMRPMLKAAKAGRNLGLLVDQSTGSKTGVLVDFFGKKVRHTPAASIIARRVNGLIVPVFMTTVDHQHFTLTFYPSIEVAKTEDMEKDILEATQAQACVTEEAIRAKPDEWFWFHKRWKGEHAHAYM; from the coding sequence ATGGATAAGATGTATTTAGCACTTTTTTATGGGTTTAGGACATTGGTGCGCTGGGTACCCTTTGAGGTACTAAAACCCTTGTTGCACGTCTTGGCAGATGGTGTAAGGTGGGTAAATAAAAAACACCGACGTATCATTCGTATCAATTTGGATTTGGCTTATGGGGAGAGTATGGACGAGGCTGAAAAAGAGCGGATTTTAAAGGCGTGCTACCGCAATCTTGCACTCAACGGGGCAGATTTCATCCGCAACCAAAACAGTACTAAAGAAGAGATTTTAAGCAAAGTTACCTTTGTTAATGAGGGTGTTTTAAATGAGGCACTTGCCCAAGGAAGAATTTTGGTGTTTCAGACGGCCCATTATGGAAATTGGGAATTGGTGCCTTTAGCGTTGGCGGCAAAATACGGACCCCTAAGTGGTGTTGGCCGTCCGCTAGACTCCCGCGCAATGAATGAAATCGTGCGCTCCAACAGAGAGCAGCTAGATATCGAACTCATCGACAAGCGCGGCGCGATGCGCCCCATGCTAAAAGCAGCCAAAGCAGGGAGAAACTTGGGATTGCTTGTAGACCAAAGTACGGGTTCCAAGACTGGGGTATTGGTGGATTTTTTTGGAAAAAAAGTGCGCCATACGCCAGCGGCTAGCATTATTGCAAGGCGCGTTAATGGACTTATCGTGCCCGTGTTTATGACAACAGTTGACCATCAGCATTTTACCCTGACTTTTTACCCATCCATTGAAGTGGCTAAGACCGAGGATATGGAAAAAGACATCTTGGAAGCCACCCAAGCCCAAGCGTGTGTCACCGAAGAGGCCATCCGTGCTAAGCCCGATGAGTGGTTTTGGTTTCACAAACGCTGGAAAGGGGAGCATGCTCATGCGTACATGTAA
- a CDS encoding glycosyltransferase family 4 protein yields the protein MRTCKEDVRILEVCLSPDLGGLELYVLRCAKHFKTSMVIAKDSKLAGYLEEEDLKYEKIGRKNPFALAKIIDTCKADVLHVHWTKDLSVAVFAKLFSHQKPKIIQTRHMHMTRFKDDMYHRFLYRYIDGMIAVTKRVHEQIEAFVPQSVRPKVFTSYIGVETPQMLTPEAAMELRRAYGLDGGFVVGIFGRIEPAKGQHVVLEAAERLRQQGLEVKTLVVGGAMDKAYEKKLQERFCKDVFVGFSHEVGALMQACDCVVLATEKETFGLVLVEAMHAGVSVLGSNSGGPQEIIEDGVSGVLFEPMSAEDLAKKLAMVLGDGELRSKLAQGGQMRAKACFDAVKQFREVRGMLKNYQGKEK from the coding sequence ATGCGTACATGTAAAGAAGATGTACGCATTTTAGAAGTGTGTCTTTCCCCTGACCTTGGGGGGTTGGAGCTGTATGTATTGCGTTGTGCCAAGCACTTTAAAACAAGTATGGTTATAGCAAAAGATTCAAAGTTAGCAGGATATCTTGAGGAAGAAGACTTAAAATATGAGAAAATTGGCAGAAAAAATCCTTTTGCATTAGCTAAAATTATTGATACATGTAAAGCAGATGTTTTACATGTACACTGGACAAAAGACCTTTCTGTGGCTGTTTTTGCAAAGCTTTTCTCTCACCAAAAACCAAAGATAATCCAAACAAGACACATGCATATGACACGGTTTAAAGATGATATGTATCACCGATTTTTGTACCGATATATTGATGGGATGATTGCGGTGACCAAGCGCGTGCATGAGCAGATTGAGGCTTTTGTGCCCCAGTCGGTACGACCAAAGGTTTTTACTTCGTACATCGGCGTAGAGACGCCGCAGATGTTGACGCCTGAAGCGGCGATGGAGTTGCGGCGCGCTTATGGTCTTGATGGGGGCTTTGTGGTAGGTATTTTTGGGCGCATTGAGCCAGCCAAAGGGCAGCATGTGGTACTTGAGGCGGCAGAGCGCTTGCGCCAACAAGGGCTGGAGGTCAAGACTCTCGTGGTCGGCGGGGCGATGGATAAGGCTTATGAGAAAAAACTCCAAGAGCGTTTTTGCAAAGACGTATTTGTGGGGTTTAGCCATGAAGTTGGCGCGCTAATGCAAGCATGTGATTGTGTGGTGCTTGCCACTGAAAAAGAGACGTTTGGGCTGGTGCTCGTGGAGGCGATGCATGCGGGCGTGAGTGTGCTTGGAAGCAACAGCGGAGGACCCCAAGAGATCATCGAAGATGGGGTGAGCGGAGTGTTATTTGAGCCCATGAGCGCGGAAGATTTGGCAAAGAAGCTGGCAATGGTCTTGGGAGATGGGGAGCTGCGAAGCAAGTTGGCCCAAGGGGGCCAAATGCGCGCAAAAGCTTGTTTTGATGCGGTGAAGCAGTTTAGGGAAGTCAGGGGAATGCTAAAAAACTATCAGGGAAAAGAAAAATGA